Proteins encoded within one genomic window of Festucalex cinctus isolate MCC-2025b chromosome 18, RoL_Fcin_1.0, whole genome shotgun sequence:
- the ints2 gene encoding integrator complex subunit 2 — protein MADSAGLQFVSPYAFEAMQKVGVQRLAALSDPELRLLLPCLVRMALCAPADQSQAWAEDKKLILRLLSGVEAVNSIVALLSVDFHALEQDARKEQQLRHKAGGSNVESILVSQLQHGLTLEFEHSDPLRRLRLTLSELLVIMSKVADSNGEFFLKSSELFESPVYLEEVADVLCILQAELPSLLPIVDVAEALLHVRNGDWFLCLLVANVPDSFNEVCRGLIKNGERQDEESVGGRRRTEALRQLCQMNPSQALNIRAMVVEECHLPGLGVALTLDYKPDTADEAVSPLVSYVSGLLLGTNSKVRTWFSMFIRNGQQRKRESSSVLWQMRRQLLLELVAILPRSRSTHVPNDGDTDDEGGFSYSGLREEHVVKASALLRLYCALMGIAGLRPTDEEAEQLLQLMTSRPPATPAGVRFVSLSFCKLLAFPTLVSTPEQEQLMVMWLSWMIKEEEYFESAAGVSASFGEMLLLVAMYFHSNQLSSIIELVCSTLGMKIAIKPSSLSKMKTIFTQEIFTEQVVTAHAVRVAVTNNLSANITGFLPIHCIYQLLRSRAFTKHKVSIKDWIYRQLCETNTPIHTQLIPLVDVYINSILTPASKANPEATNQPITEQEILTVFQASSVQGDNSRGGRQRNSITTQLLILYYILSYEENLLASTKQLALMQKKPKSYSAALMDQIPIKYLVTQAQGLQQELGGLHSALLRLLAVNYPHLCLVEDWVCEEEVTGTLPLLRKMMLPSNTCRYTQSQLHQAFQKLPSSSPRLMRILEHLTLLTPGDLIPYSESLTASMALLLEPAVPRRTLQTLNKLWMGLNTVMPRRLWVMTVNALQPSTKLLRQQTYTQNDLMVDPLIVLRCDHRVYRCPPLMDIVLHMLNGYLLASKAYLHSHLKETADFDRQNQTVSNLGVPGQPDTPEVTREELKNALLAAQDSAAVQILLEVCLPTSEEQELRCSTESLLRGIRAPLPGRTEQRSLLLLRDKEGVRDAEPEGGLLSDLREVQCLICCLLHQMFIADPNIAKLVHFQGYPQPLLPLTVSGIPSMHICLDFIPELLAQPQLEKQIFAIQLLSYLCIQYALPKSLSVARLAVSVMGTLLTVLTRPKRFAFFMPTLPCLVAFCQAFPPLYEDVTALLVQVGQVCASDVATKARDIDPLVARLQYLKEKPRDISVEGSIKLALPQRTAEELGGADPDVQICYCVEATFMDIISSTLHGL, from the exons ATGGCAGACAGTGCAGGGCTGCAGTTTGTCAGCCCATATGCATTTGAAGCCATGCAGAAGGTGGGCGTGCAGCGCCTGGCAGCCCTCAGTGACCCCGAGCTGAGGCTCCTGCTTCCCTGCCTGGTGAGGATGGCTTTGTGCGCCCCAGCTGACCAGAGCCAGGCTTGGGCAGAGGACAAGAAGCTCATCCTCCGGCTGCTCTCAGGAGTGGAAGCTGTCAATTCCATTGTAGCGCTGCTGTCTGTTGATTTTCACGCCTTGGAGCAGGATGCCAGGAAGGAGCAGCAGCTCAG GCACAAGGCAGGTGGTTCAAATGTGGAGAGCATCCTGGTGTCACAGCTGCAGCATGGTCTGACCTTAGAGTTTGAGCACAGTGATCCTCTCAGGAGACTTCGCCTGACCCTCAGTGAGCTTTTAGTAATCATGAGTAAG GTGGCCGATTCAAATGGAGAATTCTTTCTAAAGTCATCAGAACTCTTTGAAAGCCCAGTTTACTTGGAAGAGGTTGCGGATGTGCTTTGCATTCTACAAGCAG AACTGCCTTCCTTGCTGCCAATTGTGGATGTGGCAGAGGCTTTGCTGCATGTTCGCAATGGAGATTGGTTTCTTTGTCTGCTGGTCGCCAACGTGCCCGACAGCTTCAATGAAG TGTGCAGAGGTTTGATCAAGAATGGCGAGCGTCAGGATGAGGAGAGCGTTGGCGGTCGACGCAGGACCGAAGCCCTCCGGCAGCTGTGCCAGATGAACCCTTCGCAGGCTCTCAACATCCGAGCCATGGTG GTGGAAGAATGTCATCTCCCTGGCCTCGGCGTGGCTCTGACTCTGGATTACAAACCGGACACAGCAGATGAGGCCGTCAGCCCGCTCGTGTCTTACGTCAGCGGTTTACTGCTGGGCACCAACAGCAAAGTCCGCACGTGGTTCAGCATGTTCATTCGCAATGGGCAGCAG agaaagagagagagcagctcAGTGCTGTGGCAGATGCGCAGGCAGCTGCTGTTGGAGTTGGTCGCTATCTTGCCACGCTCGCGCAGCACCCACGTTCCCAATGACGGCGACACGGATGACGAGGGTGGCTTCAGCTACTCGGGCCTCCGCGAGGAGCACGTGGTGAAGGCGAGTGCTCTGCTCCGACTCTACTGTGCTCTCATGGGGATCGCTGGCCTCAG ACCAACGGACGAAGAGGCAGAGCAGCTACTGCAGCTGATGACGAGCCGGCCGCCAGCCACTCCTGCTGGTGTTCGCTTTGTCTCGCTGTCCTTCTGCAAACTACTAGCCTTCCCTACGCTGGTCAG CACACCAGAGCAGGAGCAGCTCATGGTCATGTGGCTCAGCTGGATGATCAAAGAGGAGGAATACTTTGAGAG TGCTGCAGGTGTATCGGCTTCTTTTGGAGAGATGCTATTACTGGTGGCCATGtatttccatagcaaccagcTCAGCTCCATTATTGAGTTGGTGTGTTCTACTTTGGGGATGAAG atTGCCATCAAACCAAGCTCTCTAAGCAAGATGAAGACCATCTTCACACAAGAGATCTTCACGGAACAG GTGGTTACAGCCCATGCAGTGAGGGTTGCAGTGACCAACAATCTAAGTGCCAACATCACAGGATTCCTCCCAATCCATTGCATCTACCAGCTGCTTCGAAGCCGAGCCTTCACAAAGCACAAAGTGTCCATCAAG GACTGGATCTACCGTCAGCTGTGTGAGACAAACACCCCCATCCACACTCAGCTGATACCGCTGGTTGACGTTTACATCAACTCAATCCTCACTCCGGCGTCAAAGGCCAACCCCGAGGccaccaaccaaccaatcacagagcaggaAATCCTCACCGTTTTCCAGGCCTCTTCAGTG CAAGGGGACAATAGTCGAGGAGGACGGCAACGCAACTCCATCACGACCCAACTCCTCATCCTCTACTACATCCTATCTTATGAGGAGAACCTGTTGGCGAGCACCAAACAATTAG CTTTAATGCAGAAGAAGCCCAAGTCATATTCAGCAGCACTGATGGACCAGATCCCCATAAAGTATTTGGTTACCCAAGCCCAGGGGTTGCAGCAAGAGCTTGGGG GTCTGCACTCGGCCTTGTTGAGGTTGCTGGCCGTCAACTACCCTCACCTGTGTCTCGTGGAAGACTGGGTGTGTGAAGAGGAGGTAACGGGTACTCTTCCCCTGCTGAGGAAAATGATGCTCCCGAGCAACACCTGCAGATACACTCAGAGCCAGCTCCACCAGG CCTTCCAGAAGTTGCCATCCAGCAGTCCAAGGCTGATGCGAATCCTGGAACATTTGACACTTCTCACACCGGGAGACCTGATCCCTTATTCAGAGTCGCTCACTGCCAGCATGGCTCTGCTGCTGGAACCTGCTGTGCCTCGCCGCACTCTGCAGACACTCAATAAGCTCTGGATGGGCCTCAACACTGTGATGCCCCGCAG GTTGTGGGTGATGACAGTTAACGCCCTCCAACCTTCGACAAAGCTGCTACGGCAACAGACGTACACTCAAAACGACCTCATGGTGGATCCTCTCATTGTTCTACGCTGTGATCACAGGGTGTACAG ATGTCCTCCTTTAATGGACATTGTCCTTCACATGCTGAATGGCTATCTATTAGCATCCAAAGCTTACCTGCACAGCCATTTGAAAGAGACGGCAGACTTTGATAGACAGAACCAGACCGTCTCCAACCTGGGTGTGCCCGGACAGCCGGATACACCCGAGGTCACCAGGGAGGAGCTGAAGAACGCCCTTTTAGCTGCTCAG GATAGCGCAGCGGTCCAGATCCTTCTGGAGGTGTGCTTACCAACCTCCGAGGAGCAGGAGCTGAGATGCAGCACGGAGAGCCTTCTGAGGGGCATCAGGGCCCCACTGCCGGGGAGAACGGAACAACGAAGCCTGCTGCTGCTGAGGGACAAGGAGGGTGTGAGGGATGCCGAGCCGGAGGGAGGCCTGCTCAGTGATTTGAGGGAGGTGCAGTGTCTCATCTGTTGTCTCCTGCATCAGATGTTCATCGCCGACCCCAATATTGCCAAACTAGTCCACTTTCAG GGTTATCCTCAACCTCTGCTGCCTCTCACAGTGTCAGGCATTCCTTCCATGCATATCTGTTTGGACTTCATCCCAGAACTCCTGGCCCAGCCCCAACTGGAAAAGCAG ATTTTTGCAATCCAGTTGTTGTCGTACCTGTGTATCCAGTATGCACTGCCCAAGTCGCTCAGTGTGGCGAGGTTGGCCGTCAGTGTCATGGGTACACTTCtcacag TGCTGACGCGTCCCAAGCGCTTTGCCTTCTTCATGCCCACCCTGCCGTGCCTGGTGGCCTTCTGTCAGGCCTTTCCTCCTCTCTACGAAGACGTGACAGCCCTGCTCGTGCAAGTAGGGCAGGTTTGCGCCTCTGATGTGGCCACCAAAGCGAGGGACATTGACCCTCTCGTCgctc GTTTGCAGTATCTAAAGGAGAAGCCGCGGGATATTTCCGTCGAAGGCTCCATCAAACTGGCGTTACCCCAAAGGACAGCAGAAGAACTTGGAGGGGCCGACCCGGATGTCCAGATTTGTTACTGTGTCGAAGCTACGTTCATGGACATCATCAGCTCCACCCTTCATGGGCTATAA